A region from the Carcharodon carcharias isolate sCarCar2 chromosome 9 unlocalized genomic scaffold, sCarCar2.pri SUPER_9_unloc_1, whole genome shotgun sequence genome encodes:
- the LOC121273402 gene encoding trichohyalin-like isoform X7 — protein sequence MDTVLQTLRRERERLRSSVGHGHCAAETLRRERERLRISVGHGHCAAETLRRERERLRSSVGHGHCAAETLRRERERLRSSVGHGHCAAETLRRERETAELSRTWTLCCRDTAERERETAELSRTWTLCCRDTAERERERLRSSVGHGHCAEETLRRERERLRISVGHGHCAAETLRRERERLRISVGHGHCAAETLRRERETAERERLRRERPRSSVGHGHCAAETLRRERETAELSRTWTLCCRDTAERERERLRSSVGHGHCAAETLRRERPRSSVGHGHCAEETLRRERERLRSSVGHGHCAAETLRRERETAERETAELSRTWTLCCRDTAERERDCGAQ from the exons ATGGACACTGTGCTGCAgacactgcggagagagagagagagactgcggagcTCAGTAGGACATGGACACTGTGCTGCAGAgacactgcggagagagag agagagactgcggatcTCAGTAGGACATGGACACTGTGCTGCAGAgacactgcggagagagagagagagactgcggagcTCAGTAGGACATGGACACTGTGCTGCAGAgacactgcggagagagagagagagactgcggagcTCAGTAGGACATGGACACTGTGCTGCAGAgacactgcggagagagagagagactgcggagcTCAGTAGGACATGGACACTGTGCTGCAGAgacactgcggagagagagagagagactgcggagcTCAGTAGGAC ATGGACACTGTGCTGCAGAgacactgcggagagagagagagagagactgcggagcTCAGTAGGACATGGACACTGTGCTGAAGAgacactgcggagagagagagagagactgcggatcTCAGTAGGAC ATGGACACTGTGCTGCAGAgacactgcggagagagagagagagactgcggatcTCAGTAGGACATGGACACTGTGCTGCAGAgacactgcggagagagagagagactgcagagagagagagactgcggagagagagaccgCGGAGCTCAGTAGGACATGGACACTGTGCTGCAGAgacactgcggagagagagagagactgcggagcTCAGTAGGACATGGACACTGTGCTGCAGAgacactgcggagagagagagagagagactgcggagcTCAGTAGGACATGGACACTGTGCTGCAGAgacactgcggagagagagaccgCGGAGCTCAGTAGGACATGGACACTGTGCTGAAGAgacactgcggagagagagagagagactgcggagcTCAGTAG GACATGGACACTGTGCTGCAGAgacactgcggagagagagagagactgcggagagagagaccgCGGAGCTCAGTAGGACATGGACACTGTGCTGCAGAgacactgcggagagagagagagactgcggagcTCAGTAG
- the LOC121273402 gene encoding putative golgin subfamily A member 6-like protein 3 isoform X6 encodes MDTVLQTLRRERERLRSSVGHGHCAAETLRRERERLRISVGHGHCAAETLRRERERLRSSVGHGHCAAETLRRERERLRSSVGHGHCAAETLRRERETAELSRTWTLCCRDTAERERETAELSRTWTLCCRDTAERERERLRSSVGHGHCAEETLRRERERLRISVGHGHCAAETLRRERERLRISVGHGHCAAETLRRERETAERERLRRERPRSSVGHGHCAAETLRRERETAELSRTWTLCCRDTAERERERLRSSVGHGHCAAETLRRERPRSSVGHGHCAEETLRRERERLRSSVGHGHCAEETLRRERERLRSSVGHGHCAEETLRRERERLRISVGHGHCAAETLRRERETAELSRTWTLCCRDTAERERDCGAQ; translated from the exons ATGGACACTGTGCTGCAgacactgcggagagagagagagagactgcggagcTCAGTAGGACATGGACACTGTGCTGCAGAgacactgcggagagagag agagagactgcggatcTCAGTAGGACATGGACACTGTGCTGCAGAgacactgcggagagagagagagagactgcggagcTCAGTAGGACATGGACACTGTGCTGCAGAgacactgcggagagagagagagagactgcggagcTCAGTAGGACATGGACACTGTGCTGCAGAgacactgcggagagagagagagactgcggagcTCAGTAGGACATGGACACTGTGCTGCAGAgacactgcggagagagagagagagactgcggagcTCAGTAGGAC ATGGACACTGTGCTGCAGAgacactgcggagagagagagagagagactgcggagcTCAGTAGGACATGGACACTGTGCTGAAGAgacactgcggagagagagagagagactgcggatcTCAGTAGGAC ATGGACACTGTGCTGCAGAgacactgcggagagagagagagagactgcggatcTCAGTAGGACATGGACACTGTGCTGCAGAgacactgcggagagagagagagactgcagagagagagagactgcggagagagagaccgCGGAGCTCAGTAGGACATGGACACTGTGCTGCAGAgacactgcggagagagagagagactgcggagcTCAGTAGGACATGGACACTGTGCTGCAGAgacactgcggagagagagagagagagactgcggagcTCAGTAGGACATGGACACTGTGCTGCAGAgacactgcggagagagagaccgCGGAGCTCAGTAGGACATGGACACTGTGCTGAAGAgacactgcggagagagagagagagactgcggagcTCAGTAGGACATGGACACTGTGCTGAAGAgacactgcggagagagagagagagactgcggagcTCAGTAGGACATGGACACTGTGCTGAAGAgacactgcggagagagagagagagactgcggatcTCAGTAGGAC ATGGACACTGTGCTGCAGAgacactgcggagagagagagagactgcggagcTCAGTAGGACATGGACACTGTGCTGCAGAgacactgcggagagagagagagactgcggagcTCAGTAG
- the LOC121273402 gene encoding putative golgin subfamily A member 6-like protein 3 isoform X3 — protein sequence MDTVLQTLRRERERLRSSVGHGHCAAETLRRERERLRISVGHGHCAAETLRRERERLRSSVGHGHCAAETLRRERERLRSSVGHGHCAAETLRRERETAELSRTWTLCCRDTAERERETAELSRTWTLCCRDTAERERERLRSSVGHGHCAEETLRRERERLRISVGHGHCAAETLRRERERLRISVGHGHCAAETLRRERETAERERLRRERPRSSVGHGHCAAETLRRERETAELSRTWTLCCRDTAERERERLRSSVGHGHCAAETLRRERPRSSVGHGHCAEETLRRERERLRSSVGHGHCAEETLRRERERLRSSVGHGHCAEETLRRERERLRISVGHGHCAEETLRRERERLRISVGHGHCAAETLRRERERLRISVGHGHCAAETLRRERETAELSRTWTLCCRDTAERERDCGAQ from the exons ATGGACACTGTGCTGCAgacactgcggagagagagagagagactgcggagcTCAGTAGGACATGGACACTGTGCTGCAGAgacactgcggagagagag agagagactgcggatcTCAGTAGGACATGGACACTGTGCTGCAGAgacactgcggagagagagagagagactgcggagcTCAGTAGGACATGGACACTGTGCTGCAGAgacactgcggagagagagagagagactgcggagcTCAGTAGGACATGGACACTGTGCTGCAGAgacactgcggagagagagagagactgcggagcTCAGTAGGACATGGACACTGTGCTGCAGAgacactgcggagagagagagagagactgcggagcTCAGTAGGAC ATGGACACTGTGCTGCAGAgacactgcggagagagagagagagagactgcggagcTCAGTAGGACATGGACACTGTGCTGAAGAgacactgcggagagagagagagagactgcggatcTCAGTAGGAC ATGGACACTGTGCTGCAGAgacactgcggagagagagagagagactgcggatcTCAGTAGGACATGGACACTGTGCTGCAGAgacactgcggagagagagagagactgcagagagagagagactgcggagagagagaccgCGGAGCTCAGTAGGACATGGACACTGTGCTGCAGAgacactgcggagagagagagagactgcggagcTCAGTAGGACATGGACACTGTGCTGCAGAgacactgcggagagagagagagagagactgcggagcTCAGTAGGACATGGACACTGTGCTGCAGAgacactgcggagagagagaccgCGGAGCTCAGTAGGACATGGACACTGTGCTGAAGAgacactgcggagagagagagagagactgcggagcTCAGTAGGACATGGACACTGTGCTGAAGAgacactgcggagagagagagagagactgcggagcTCAGTAGGACATGGACACTGTGCTGAAGAgacactgcggagagagagagagagactgcggatcTCAGTAGGACATGGACACTGTGCTGAAGAgacactgcggagagagagagagagactgcggatcTCAGTAGGACATGGACACTGTGCTGCAGAgacactgcggagagagagagagagactgcggatcTCAGTAGGAC ATGGACACTGTGCTGCAGAgacactgcggagagagagagagactgcggagcTCAGTAGGACATGGACACTGTGCTGCAGAgacactgcggagagagagagagactgcggagcTCAGTAG
- the LOC121273402 gene encoding putative golgin subfamily A member 6-like protein 3 isoform X5 translates to MDTVLQTLRRERERLRSSVGHGHCAAETLRRERERLRISVGHGHCAAETLRRERERLRSSVGHGHCAAETLRRERERLRSSVGHGHCAAETLRRERETAELSRTWTLCCRDTAERERETAELSRTWTLCCRDTAERERERLRSSVGHGHCAEETLRRERERLRISVGHGHCAAETLRRERERLRISVGHGHCAAETLRRERETAERERLRRERPRSSVGHGHCAAETLRRERETAELSRTWTLCCRDTAERERERLRSSVGHGHCAAETLRRERPRSSVGHGHCAEETLRRERERLRSSVGHGHCAEETLRRERERLRSSVGHGHCAEETLRRERERLRISVGHGHCAAETLRRERETAERETAELSRTWTLCCRDTAERERDCGAQ, encoded by the exons ATGGACACTGTGCTGCAgacactgcggagagagagagagagactgcggagcTCAGTAGGACATGGACACTGTGCTGCAGAgacactgcggagagagag agagagactgcggatcTCAGTAGGACATGGACACTGTGCTGCAGAgacactgcggagagagagagagagactgcggagcTCAGTAGGACATGGACACTGTGCTGCAGAgacactgcggagagagagagagagactgcggagcTCAGTAGGACATGGACACTGTGCTGCAGAgacactgcggagagagagagagactgcggagcTCAGTAGGACATGGACACTGTGCTGCAGAgacactgcggagagagagagagagactgcggagcTCAGTAGGAC ATGGACACTGTGCTGCAGAgacactgcggagagagagagagagagactgcggagcTCAGTAGGACATGGACACTGTGCTGAAGAgacactgcggagagagagagagagactgcggatcTCAGTAGGAC ATGGACACTGTGCTGCAGAgacactgcggagagagagagagagactgcggatcTCAGTAGGACATGGACACTGTGCTGCAGAgacactgcggagagagagagagactgcagagagagagagactgcggagagagagaccgCGGAGCTCAGTAGGACATGGACACTGTGCTGCAGAgacactgcggagagagagagagactgcggagcTCAGTAGGACATGGACACTGTGCTGCAGAgacactgcggagagagagagagagagactgcggagcTCAGTAGGACATGGACACTGTGCTGCAGAgacactgcggagagagagaccgCGGAGCTCAGTAGGACATGGACACTGTGCTGAAGAgacactgcggagagagagagagagactgcggagcTCAGTAGGACATGGACACTGTGCTGAAGAgacactgcggagagagagagagagactgcggagcTCAGTAGGACATGGACACTGTGCTGAAGAgacactgcggagagagagagagagactgcggatcTCAGTAG GACATGGACACTGTGCTGCAGAgacactgcggagagagagagagactgcggagagagagaccgCGGAGCTCAGTAGGACATGGACACTGTGCTGCAGAgacactgcggagagagagagagactgcggagcTCAGTAG
- the LOC121273402 gene encoding vicilin-like seed storage protein At2g18540 isoform X1 yields MDTVLQTLRRERERLRSSVGHGHCAAETLRRERERLRISVGHGHCAAETLRRERERLRSSVGHGHCAAETLRRERERLRSSVGHGHCAAETLRRERETAELSRTWTLCCRDTAERERETAELSRTWTLCCRDTAERERERLRSSVGHGHCAEETLRRERERLRISVGHGHCAAETLRRERERLRISVGHGHCAAETLRRERETAERERLRRERPRSSVGHGHCAAETLRRERETAELSRTWTLCCRDTAERERERLRSSVGHGHCAAETLRRERPRSSVGHGHCAEETLRRERERLRSSVGHGHCAEETLRRERERLRSSVGHGHCAEETLRRERERLRISVGHGHCAEETLRRERERLRISVGHGHCAAETLRRERERLRISVGHGHCAAETLRRERERLRREGETLRRERGRLAIERLWISVQHGPCAADTAGTKREREAAERERGCGASVGHGLFPFCPLCRVFNPGSGCDAQSLYSSERLS; encoded by the exons ATGGACACTGTGCTGCAgacactgcggagagagagagagagactgcggagcTCAGTAGGACATGGACACTGTGCTGCAGAgacactgcggagagagag agagagactgcggatcTCAGTAGGACATGGACACTGTGCTGCAGAgacactgcggagagagagagagagactgcggagcTCAGTAGGACATGGACACTGTGCTGCAGAgacactgcggagagagagagagagactgcggagcTCAGTAGGACATGGACACTGTGCTGCAGAgacactgcggagagagagagagactgcggagcTCAGTAGGACATGGACACTGTGCTGCAGAgacactgcggagagagagagagagactgcggagcTCAGTAGGAC ATGGACACTGTGCTGCAGAgacactgcggagagagagagagagagactgcggagcTCAGTAGGACATGGACACTGTGCTGAAGAgacactgcggagagagagagagagactgcggatcTCAGTAGGAC ATGGACACTGTGCTGCAGAgacactgcggagagagagagagagactgcggatcTCAGTAGGACATGGACACTGTGCTGCAGAgacactgcggagagagagagagactgcagagagagagagactgcggagagagagaccgCGGAGCTCAGTAGGACATGGACACTGTGCTGCAGAgacactgcggagagagagagagactgcggagcTCAGTAGGACATGGACACTGTGCTGCAGAgacactgcggagagagagagagagagactgcggagcTCAGTAGGACATGGACACTGTGCTGCAGAgacactgcggagagagagaccgCGGAGCTCAGTAGGACATGGACACTGTGCTGAAGAgacactgcggagagagagagagagactgcggagcTCAGTAGGACATGGACACTGTGCTGAAGAgacactgcggagagagagagagagactgcggagcTCAGTAGGACATGGACACTGTGCTGAAGAgacactgcggagagagagagagagactgcggatcTCAGTAGGACATGGACACTGTGCTGAAGAgacactgcggagagagagagagagactgcggatcTCAGTAGGACATGGACACTGTGCTGCAGAgacactgcggagagagagagagagactgcggatcTCAGTAGGAC ATGGACACTGTGCTGCAGAgacactgcggagagagagagagagactgcggagagagggagagacactgcggagagagagagggagactggcgaTCGAGAGACTGTGGATCTCAGTACAACATGGACCCTGTGCTGCAGACACTgctggaacaaagagagagagagaggctgcggagagagagagaggctgcggaGCATCAGTAGGACATGGACTCTTCCCCTTCTGCCCACTGTGTAGGGTCTTTAATCCTGGATCAGGATGTGACGCTCAGTCACTGTACAGCAGTGAAAGGCTATCATGA
- the LOC121273402 gene encoding putative golgin subfamily A member 6-like protein 3 isoform X2, with the protein MDTVLQTLRRERERLRSSVGHGHCAAETLRRERERLRISVGHGHCAAETLRRERERLRSSVGHGHCAAETLRRERERLRSSVGHGHCAAETLRRERETAELSRTWTLCCRDTAERERETAELSRTWTLCCRDTAERERERLRSSVGHGHCAEETLRRERERLRISVGHGHCAAETLRRERERLRISVGHGHCAAETLRRERETAERERLRRERPRSSVGHGHCAAETLRRERETAELSRTWTLCCRDTAERERERLRSSVGHGHCAAETLRRERPRSSVGHGHCAEETLRRERERLRSSVGHGHCAEETLRRERERLRSSVGHGHCAEETLRRERERLRISVGHGHCAEETLRRERERLRISVGHGHCAAETLRRERERLRISVGHGHCAAETLRRERERLRSSVGHGHCAAETLRRERETAELSRTWTLCCRDTAERERDCGAQ; encoded by the exons ATGGACACTGTGCTGCAgacactgcggagagagagagagagactgcggagcTCAGTAGGACATGGACACTGTGCTGCAGAgacactgcggagagagag agagagactgcggatcTCAGTAGGACATGGACACTGTGCTGCAGAgacactgcggagagagagagagagactgcggagcTCAGTAGGACATGGACACTGTGCTGCAGAgacactgcggagagagagagagagactgcggagcTCAGTAGGACATGGACACTGTGCTGCAGAgacactgcggagagagagagagactgcggagcTCAGTAGGACATGGACACTGTGCTGCAGAgacactgcggagagagagagagagactgcggagcTCAGTAGGAC ATGGACACTGTGCTGCAGAgacactgcggagagagagagagagagactgcggagcTCAGTAGGACATGGACACTGTGCTGAAGAgacactgcggagagagagagagagactgcggatcTCAGTAGGAC ATGGACACTGTGCTGCAGAgacactgcggagagagagagagagactgcggatcTCAGTAGGACATGGACACTGTGCTGCAGAgacactgcggagagagagagagactgcagagagagagagactgcggagagagagaccgCGGAGCTCAGTAGGACATGGACACTGTGCTGCAGAgacactgcggagagagagagagactgcggagcTCAGTAGGACATGGACACTGTGCTGCAGAgacactgcggagagagagagagagagactgcggagcTCAGTAGGACATGGACACTGTGCTGCAGAgacactgcggagagagagaccgCGGAGCTCAGTAGGACATGGACACTGTGCTGAAGAgacactgcggagagagagagagagactgcggagcTCAGTAGGACATGGACACTGTGCTGAAGAgacactgcggagagagagagagagactgcggagcTCAGTAGGACATGGACACTGTGCTGAAGAgacactgcggagagagagagagagactgcggatcTCAGTAGGACATGGACACTGTGCTGAAGAgacactgcggagagagagagagagactgcggatcTCAGTAGGACATGGACACTGTGCTGCAGAgacactgcggagagagagagagagactgcggatcTCAGTAGGACATGGACACTGTGCTGCAGAgacactgcggagagagagagagagactgcggagcTCAGTAGGAC ATGGACACTGTGCTGCAGAgacactgcggagagagagagagactgcggagcTCAGTAGGACATGGACACTGTGCTGCAGAgacactgcggagagagagagagactgcggagcTCAGTAG
- the LOC121273402 gene encoding trichohyalin-like isoform X4 has product MDTVLQRHCGERERLRRERLRRERPRSSVGHGHCAEETLRRERDCGERERLRREGLRSSVGHGHCAAETLRRERERLRISVGHGHCAAETLRRERETAELSRTWTLCCRDTAERERERLRSSVGHGHCAAETLRRERPRSSVGHGHCAEETLRRERERLRSSVGHGHCAEETLRRERERLRSSVGHGHCAEETLRRERERLRISVGHGHCAEETLRRERERLRISVGHGHCAAETLRRERERLRISVGHGHCAAETLRRERERLRSSVGHGHCAAETLRRERERLRSSVGHGHCAEETQWRERDCGERERMRSSVGHGHCAAERLRRERDTAELSRTWTLLKRHCGERLRSSVGHGHCCRDTAERERETAELSRTWTLLKRHCGETERENAELSRTWTLLKRHCGETERENAELSRTWTLC; this is encoded by the exons ATGGACACTGTGCTGCAGAgacactgcggagagagagagagactgcggagagagagactgcggagagagagaccgCGGAGCTCAGTAGGACATGGACACTGTGCTGAAGAgacactgcggagagagagagactgcggagagagagagagactgcggagaGAGGGACTGCGGAGCTCAGTAGGACATGGACACTGTGCTGCAGAgacactgcggagagagagagagagactgcggatcTCAGTAGGAC ATGGACACTGTGCTGCAGAgacactgcggagagagagagagactgcggagcTCAGTAGGACATGGACACTGTGCTGCAGAgacactgcggagagagagagagagagactgcggagcTCAGTAGGACATGGACACTGTGCTGCAGAgacactgcggagagagagaccgCGGAGCTCAGTAGGACATGGACACTGTGCTGAAGAgacactgcggagagagagagagagactgcggagcTCAGTAGGACATGGACACTGTGCTGAAGAgacactgcggagagagagagagagactgcggagcTCAGTAGGACATGGACACTGTGCTGAAGAgacactgcggagagagagagagagactgcggatcTCAGTAGGACATGGACACTGTGCTGAAGAgacactgcggagagagagagagagactgcggatcTCAGTAGGACATGGACACTGTGCTGCAGAgacactgcggagagagagagagagactgcggatcTCAGTAGGACATGGACACTGTGCTGCAGAgacactgcggagagagagagagagactgcggagcTCAGTAGGAC ATGGACACTGTGCTGCAGAgacactgcggagagagagagagagactgcggagcTCAGTAGGACATGGACACTGTGCTGAAGAgacacagtggagagagagagactgcggagag agagagagaatgcggAGCTCAGTAGGACATGGACACTGTGCTGCAGAGAGActgcgaagagagagagacactgcggAGCTCAGTAGGACATGGACACTGCTGAAGAGACACTGCGGAGAGAGACTGCGGAGCTCAGTAGGACATGGACACTGCTGCAGAgacactgcggagagagagagagagactgcggagcTCAGTAGGACATGGACACTGCTGAAGAGACActgcggagagacagagagagagaatgcggagCTCAGTAGGACATGGACACTGCTGAAGAGACActgcggagagacagagagagagaatgcggagCTCAGTAGGACATGGACACTGTGCTGA